In Cataglyphis hispanica isolate Lineage 1 chromosome 10, ULB_Chis1_1.0, whole genome shotgun sequence, a genomic segment contains:
- the LOC126852436 gene encoding acetyl-CoA carboxylase isoform X3, whose translation MSEAPVSFVVGEPDPDPDPSEVQEIEDSFPNVGSDSVNSQTQTHVMPGLVERRKRLRPSMSQGTVMIQTPNRLQEKDFTIATPEEFVHRFGGTKVINKVLIANNGIAAVKCMRSIRRWSYEMFKNERAVRFVVMVTPEDLKANAEYIKMADQYVPVPGGSNNNNYANVELIVDIAIRTQVHAVWAGWGHASENPKLPELLHKNNICFIGPSERAMWALGDKIASSIVAQTADVPTLPWSGSDLTAHYSGKKIKISSELFKKGCVATVEECLAVANKIGFPVMVKASEGGGGKGIRKVENAEELPALFKQVQTEIPGSPIFIMKLAKCARHLEVQLLADNYGNAISLFGRDCSIQRRHQKIIEEAPAVIAKPEVFEEMEKAAVRLAKMVGYVSAGTVEYLYDTSGRYYFLELNPRLQVEHPCTEMVSDVNLPAAQLQIAMGLPLHHIKDIRLLYGESPWGDSPIDFDQPHHKPQPWGHVIAARITSENPDEGFKPSSGTVQELNFRSSKNVWGYFSVGASGGLHEFADSQFGHCFSWGEDRIQARENLVIALKELSIRGDFRTTVEYLITLLETESFQQNNIDTAWLDALISERIHSDKPDVLLAVTCGALHIADRTITAAFTGFQTALEKGQIQASNDLDNVVDVELINDGYKYKVQAAKSGPNSYFLVMNGSYKEVEIHRMSDGGLLLSLDGASLTTYMREEVDRYRIMLGNQTCIFEKDNDPSLLRSPSAGKLINFLVEDGGHVNPGQAYAEIEVMKMVMTVTVSEAGSIFYVKRPGAVLEAGTLIAHLELDDPSLVTKAQEYTGPFPAAATLAVPEKLNHLHAKYRTALENTLAGYCLPDPFHLPRLRELIEKFMSSLRDPNLPLLELQEVIATISGRIPISVEKKIRKLMSLYERNITSILAQFPSQQIAAVIDGHAATLSKRAERDVFFLTTQAIVQLVQRYRNGIRGRMKTAVHELLRQYYTVESQFQQGHYDKCVSALIEKYKDDVATVTDMIFSHNQVTKKNVLVTMLIDHLWANEPGLTDELSNTLTELTSLNRTEHSRVALRARQVLIAAHQPAYELRHNQMESIFLSAVDMYGHDFHPENLQKLILSETSIFDILHDFFYHTNRAVCNAALEVYVRRAYISYEFTCLQHLELSGEIPLVYFQFVLPSNHPNRQNQSLIDYRAGAMVAFQDLEQFTQYADEVLDLLEDLSSPSPVVSTKLLDAVDAAGSESRHSTSINVSLSMATDGITTVAAPTNDKITEPVHILSIAVKDSGTEDDATMSRLFGDWCANNKDELISHGIRRVTFAVLKKRQFPKFFTYRQREGFVEDRIYRHLEPGCAFQLELNRMRTYDLEALPTSNQKMHLYLGQAKVAKGQQVTDYRFFIRSIIRHSDLITKEASFDYLHNEGERVLLEAMDELEVAFSHPLAKRTECNHIFLNFVPTVIMDPNRIEESVTSMVLRYGPRLWKLHVRQAEIKMTIRPAPGKPTSNVRLCIANDSGYSIDLHLYREATDPKTGIIHFESYPPTTANATNWRPGPMHGLPISTPYLTKDYLQAKRFQAQSAGTTYVYDLPDMFRQQVEKLWQKYIEERPLNDGQNPIIIPNPVMDVVELVLDGEQLVEQKRLPGENDVGMVAWRLTLYTPECPFGRDIILIANDLTYLIGSFGIREDLLFCRASEKARQLGCPRIYFAANSGARIGLAEEVKALFKIAWEEENEPEKGFKYIYLTPDDYARLASFNSVKASLIEDPAGESRYRITDIIGKDDGLGVENLKYAGLIAGETSRAYEEIITISIVSCRAIGIGTYLVRLGQRVIQIENSHIILTGYRALNTVLGREIYASNNQLGGTQIMYNNGVSHAIDARDMDGVATALKWLTYFPKNKGAPLPILLSVTDPIDREIAYVPTKTAYDPRWMLEGKYCNDSNAWESGFFDRGSWHEIMRPWAQTVVTGRARLGGIPCGVIAVETRTVELHLPADPANLDSEAKTISQAGQVWFPDSAYKTAQAIQDFGKEELPLFIFANWRGFSGGMKDMYEQIVKFGAYIVDGLRQYCKPIFVYIPPNGELRGGAWAVVDPTINPRCMEMFADNTSRGGVLEADAIVEIKFRNKDIVKTMHRVDSVIQKLKEKLSTVNTTEERIELEAQIRKREKILEPIYRQVAIYFADLHDTPERMLEKNTIQEIIPWKKARRLLYWRLRRRLLEEEIKNEILSTQPNLDVRQVGAMLRRWFIEDKGTTESYLWDQDEAATCWLEAQRKTDDSVVSRNIMCVKRDVVVTRIKEALDTYPEIRLNAVLEIAHRLQPAERAELQKTLSQLETTGQEQDTDILS comes from the exons GCCTAGCATGTCGCAGGGCACGGTGATGATTCAAACGCCAAATCGGCTCCAAGAGAAGGACTTCACTATCGCGACTCCCGAAGAATTTGTTCATCGTTTCGGAGGCACCAAGGTTATCAACAAG GTGCTGATCGCCAATAATGGTATCGCGGCAGTTAAATGCATGCGATCGATTCGACGTTGGTCGTATGAGATGTTTAAGAACGAGAGAGCTGTGCGTTTCGTGGTGATGGTCACTCCGGAAGATCTAAAAGCGAATGCGGAGTACATCAAAATGGCAGACCAGTACGTACCAGTACCGGGTggcagcaacaacaacaattaCGCTAACGTGGAACTAATCGTCGATATCGCGATACGTACTCAGGTCCATGCAGTTTGGGCCGGATGGGGCCACGCTTCTGAAAATCCAAAACTTCCGGAATTGCTCCACAAAAATAACATCTGCTTTAttg GACCGTCCGAGAGAGCCATGTGGGCTTTAGGTGACAAAATCGCATCCAGCATAGTTGCTCAAACTGCGGATGTGCCGACTCTTCCTTGGTCAGGATCGGATTTGACAGCGCATTACAGtggaaaaaagattaagataTCGTCGGAACTTTTCAAGAAGGGATGCGTCGCCACTGTAGAAGAATGTCTGGCGGTGGCAAACAAGATTGGCTTCCCGGTCATGGTGAAGGCAAGCGAGGGTGGCGGCGGTAAAGGCATCAGAAAAGTTGAAAACGCCGAGGAATTACCCGCATTATTCAA acAAGTGCAGACAGAAATACCTGGTTCGCCAATATTTATCATGAAGCTGGCCAAATGTGCTCGGCATTTAGAAGTACAATTATTAGCTGATAATTATGGTAACGCGATATCGCTGTTTGGACGCGATTGCTCTATTCAAAGGAgacatcaaaaaattattgaggAGGCGCCGGCTGTGATTGCTAAGCCGGAGGTTTTTGAAGAGATGGAAaag GCCGCTGTGAGACTAGCAAAAATGGTAGGATATGTCAGCGCGGGTACCGTGGAATATCTATATGACACGTCTGGCAGATATTACTTCTTGGAGTTGAATCCGCGCCTTCAGGTGGAACATCCTTGTACTGAAATGGTGTCGGATGTAAACTTGCCAGCGGCCCAATTACAAATAGCGATGGGCTTACCCTTACATCACATCAAGGATATACGTCTTTTATATGGTGAAAGCCCCTGGGGTGATAGCCCGATTGATTTTGATCAGCCGCATCACAAGCCTCAACCTTGGGGTCACGTAATCGCAGCTAGAATCACCAGCGAAAATCCCGACGAAG GCTTTAAACCGAGTTCCGGGACGGTGCAAGAGTTGAATTTTCGATCTTCCAAGAACGTATGGGGCTATTTCTCGGTCGGTGCTTCGGGGGGACTTCATGAATTTGCTGACTCGCAATTTGGTCATTGTTTCTCATGGGGCGAAGACCGCATTCAGGCTAGAGAAAATTTAGTCATAGCCCTGAAAGAATTAAGTATTAGGGGCGATTTTAGGACCACAGTTGAATATCTCATTACTCTTCTGGAAACAGAATCCTTTCAACAGAATAATATAGACACCGCTTGGCTCGACGCACTGATCTCGGAACGTATCCATAGCGATAAACCAGACGTCTTACTGGCTGTCACCTGCGGAGCACTTCATATCGCCGATAGAACAATCACAGCCGCTTTTACTGGATTTCAGACCGCCTTGGAAAAAGGTCAAATACAGGCTAGCAATGATTTAGACAACGTTGTTGAT GTAGAGCTTATCAACGATGGATATAAGTACAAAGTACAAGCTGCCAAATCCGGTCCCAATAGCTATTTTCTCGTGATGAACGGTTCTTACAAAGAGGTTGAAATTCATCGCATGTCAGACGGAGGTTTGCTGCTTTCACTGGACGGTGCGAGTCTCACGACTTATATGCGGGAGGAGGTGGATCGTTATAGAATCATGTTGGGAAATCAGacatgtatttttgaaaaggaCAACGATCCATCTTTACTGAGATCACCATCGGCCGGCAAGCTAATCAATTTTTTGGTCGAAGACGGCGGTCATGTGAATCCCGGTCAGGCGTATGCCGAAATTGAAGTGATGAAAATGGTCATGACTGTTACTGTTAGCGAAGCGGGTAGCATTTTTTACGTGAAGCGACCTGGTGCTGTACTGGAAGCCGGTACTCTGATAGCGCATCTCGAATTGGACGATCCGTCGCTGGTGACGAAAGCGCAAGAGTACACGGGACCGTTCCCAGCAGCGGCCACGCTCGCTGTACCGGAGAAATTAAATCATCTTCATGCTAAATATCGAACCGCCTTGGAAAATACATTGGCTGGATATTGTCTGCCGGATCCGTTCCACTTGCCACGTTTGCGAGAACTAATCGAGAAATTCATGAGTTCGTTGCGCGATCCCAATTTACCGTTGTTGGAATTGCAGGAGGTAATTGCAACAATATCCGGTAGAATCCCCATTTCGGTAGAGAAGAAGATTCGCAAATTGATGTCATTATACGAGCGAAACATCACGTCGATCTTAGCCCAATTTCCTAGTCAACAGATTGCTGCCGTGATCGATGGACATGCGGCGACTCTGTCCAAGAGAGCCGAACGCGATGTATTTTTCTTGACGACTCAAGCCATCGTGCAACTCGTACAGAGATATCGAAATGGTATACGAGGTCGAATGAAAACCGCCGTGCACGAACTACTGCGACAATATTATACGGTCGAGAGCCAGTTCCAGCAGGGTCATTATGACAAATGCGTTTCCGCGCTGATAGAGAAGTACAAGGACGACGTGGCAACCGTCACTGATATGATTTTCAGTCACAATCAAGTGACGAAGAAGAACGTCTTAGTCACTATGCTGATCGATCATTTATGGGCCAACGAGCCCGGTCTTACCGATGAGCTTTCGAACACATTGACCGAACTGACTAGCTTGAATCGCACGGAACACAGTCGTGTTGCATTGAGAGCCAGACAAGTGTTGATTGCAGCCCATCAACCCGCCTACGAGCTTAGACACAATCAAATGGAGTCGATATTTCTTTCGGCAGTGGATATGTACGGGCATGACTTTCATCCAGAGAATTTGCAGAAGCTCATTCTTTCAGAAACGTCCATCTTTGATATTCTTCATGACTTCTTTTATCATACTAATCGCGCAGTGTGTAATGCCGCTTTGGAAGTCTATGTTCGACGAGCTTACATTAGTTATGAATTCACATGTTTGCAACATCTAGAGCTATCCGGCGAGATTCCGCTGGTATATTTCCAATTCGTTTTACCCAGCAATCATCCGAATCGTCAGAATCAATCTTTGATAGATTATAGAGCCGGCGCGATGGTGGCTTTCCAGGATCTCGAGCAATTCACCCAATATGCAGACGAAGTCTTAGATCTGTTGGAAGATCTGTCGAGTCCTTCACCGGTAGTATCTACGAAATTGTTGGATGCGGTGGACGCTGCCGGCAGCGAGTCGCGGCACAGCACATCCATCAACGTGTCCTTGAGCATGGCGACGGATGGAATAACGACCGTGGCGGCGCCGACCAACGACAAAATCACCGAACCGGTTCACATATTGAGTATTGCAGTCAAGGATAGTGGCACTGAAGATGATGCCACTATGTCTCGATTATTTGGAGATTGGTGCGCTAACAACAAAGATGAATTGATATCCCACGGGATTCGTAGAGTAACGTTCGCCGTGCTCAAGAAAAGACAATTCCCCAAGTTCTTTACCTACCGTCAGCGAGAGGGTTTCGTTGAAGACAGAATCTATCGGCATCTCGAGCCCGGTTGTGCCTTCCAATTGGAATTAAATCGTATGCGAACATACGATCTTGAGGCACTTCCGACGTCGAATCAAAAGATGCATCTGTATCTCGGCCAAGCCAAAGTCGCCAAGGGCCAGCAAGTTACCGATTATCGTTTTTTCATTCGTTCAATTATACGTCACTCTGATCTTATCACGAAGGAGGCAAGTTTCGATTATCTTCACAACGAAGGCGAACGCGTTTTGCTCGAGGCTATGGACGAATTAGAGGTCGCGTTTTCGCATCCTCTTGCTAAACGCACTGAGTGTAATCATATCTTCTTGAATTTCGTACCCACAGTCATTATGGATCCAAATAGAATAGAGGAGAGTGTGACTAGTATGGTGTTGCGATACGGGCCGAGATTATGGAAGTTGCACGTACGACAAGCGGAGATCAAGATGACCATACGGCCCGCGCCAGGAAAACCGACCTCTAACGTGCGCCTTTGTATCGCCAATGACAGCGGATACAGCATCGATTTACATCTTTATAGGGAGGCCACTGATCCCAAGACGGGTATCATCCATTTCGAGTCTTATCCACCCACAACGGCGAATGCAACGAATTGGAGACCGGGTCCTATGCACGGATTACCGATCTCCACGCCGTACCTGACCAAGGATTATCTTCAGGCAAAGAGATTCCAGGCGCAGAGCGCCGGTACTACTTACGTCTACGATTTGCCGGACATGTTTCGACAACAAGTCGAGAAATTATGGCAAAAATACATAGAAGAGAGGCCATTGAATGATGGTCAGAATCCGATCATCATTCCTAATCCAGTCATGGACGTCGTGGAGTTGGTGCTAGATGGGGAACAATTAGTTGAACAGAAGCGACTGCCAGGCGAGAACGATGTCGGCATGGTCGCGTGGCGATTGACCTTGTATACTCCGGAATGCCCGTTCGGTCGGGACATTATACTCATCGCCAATGATCTTACTTATCTAATAGGCTCGTTCGGAATACGCGAGGATTTACTGTTTTGCAGAGCTTCCGAGAAGGCGAGACAGCTTGGATGTCCGCGGATATATTTTGCTGCCAATTCCGGCGCCCGTATTGGTCTGGCAGAGGAAGTAAAGGCTCTTTTCAAAATCGCGTGGGAAGAGGAGAACGAACCGGAGAAAggcttcaaatatatatatctcacgcCGGATGATTATGCGCGTCTAGCATCTTTTAATTCGGTGAAGGCTTCACTAATCGAAGATCCCGCGGGCGAGTCCCGTTACAGGATCACAGATATTATCGGCAAGGACGACGGCTTAGGAGTGGAAAATCTCAAGTACGCCGGTTTGATCGCAGGCGAAACGTCACGGGCCTACGAGGagataattacaatttctatAGTATCGTGCCGTGCAATTGGTATCGGCACTTATCTAGTGCGTCTCGGCCAGAGGGTGATACAGATCGAGAACTCGCACATTATTTTGACCGGTTATCGAGCGTTAAACACCGTACTGGGTCGCGAGATTTACGCCAGCAACAATCAGCTGGGTGGCACGCAAATTATGTACAACAACGGAGTGTCTCATGCGATCGATGCCCGGGACATGGACGGAGTGGCGACCGCCTTAAAGTGGCTCACTTACTTCCCCAAAAACAAGGGTGCCCCATTACCGATACTATTATCCGTTACGGATCCGATCGATCGTGAAATTGCTTATGTGCCTACGAAAACAGCCTACGATCCGAGATGGATGCTAGAAGGCAAATATTGCAACGATTCAAATGCTTGGGAGAGCGGCTTCTTCGACCGAGGTTCCTGGCAC GAAATAATGAGGCCGTGGGCGCAAACTGTGGTGACCGGACGAGCCAGACTTGGTGGTATACCGTGCGGCGTTATCGCCGTTGAAACGAGGACCGTCGAACTGCATTTGCCGGCCGATCCAGCCAATCTGGATTCCGAAGCTAAAACCATATCTCAAGCGGGACAAGTTTGGTTCCCAGACAGCGCGTACAAAACTGCACAGGCTATCCAAGATTTTGGAAAGGAGGAGCTACCGTTATTTATCTTTGCTAATTGGAGAGGCTTCTCCGGAGGCATGAAAG aCATGTACGAACAAATTGTCAAGTTCGGCGCGTACATCGTTGATGGGCTGCGGCAATATTGCAAGCCGATATTCGTTTATATCCCACCGAATGGAGAACTCAGAGGTGGTGCTTGGGCGGTCGTGGATCCTACGATAAATCCTCGTTGCATGGAGATGTTTGCCGACAATACTAGCAGAGGTGGCGTCTTGGAAGCCGATGCGattgtagaaattaaatttcgaaacAAGGACATTGTGAAAACAATGCATAGAGTCGATTCCGTTATACAAAAGTTAAAG gagAAATTGTCAACTGTAAATACAACGGAGGAACGAATTGAGCTCGAAGCACAGATTCGTAAACGCGAGAAGATTCTAGAACCAATTTACCGTCAAGTCGCCATTTATTTCGCCGACTTGCATGACACGCCGGAGAGAATGTTAGAGAAGAATACGATTCAAGAGATAATACCATGGAAGAAGGCACGACGGTTACTTTACTGGCGATTACGACGCAGGCTTCTAGAGGAAGAAATTAAGAATGAAATCTTATCGACACAGCCGAATCTCGATGTCAGGCAAGTGGGAGCAATGTTGCGGCGCTGGTTTATCGAGGACAAGGGAACGACGGAATCGTACTTGTGGGATCAAGATGAGGCTGCGACCTGTTGGTTAGAGGCACAACGTAAAACGGACGATAGTGTCGTGTCGCGAAATATAATGTGCGTAAAAAGAGACGTGGTGGTGACGCGTATCAAGGAGGCTCTGGATACCTATCCGGAAATCAGACTGAACGCGGTTCTGGAAATTGCGCACAGATTGCAACCGGCCGAACGAGCAGAGTTGCAGAAAACTTTGTCGCAATTGGAAACAACGGGGCAAGAGCAGGACACGGACATTTTGTCCTGA